One genomic segment of Pseudomonadota bacterium includes these proteins:
- a CDS encoding DUF4124 domain-containing protein, with the protein MRNATPFLATVLAGLMLGPAVHAQDKGKQTFKWVDEKGVIHYGDSIPAEYSQRESRVLNSQGVEVQKYRAEMSPAEAAAYAAKQKEETQRRQHDMFLISTYPSVKEIEQVRDTRLDQINGQVSAAEAYISSLNSRVDGLKQRAMLFAPYNKKPDARRMPDDLAEEMVRASSELRTQKSALAQRRSELQNVVDSFDADIRRFKELRTSAAARLNDANRTKKQ; encoded by the coding sequence ATGCGCAATGCCACTCCCTTCCTGGCGACCGTGCTCGCCGGCCTCATGCTCGGCCCGGCCGTGCATGCGCAGGACAAGGGCAAGCAGACTTTCAAATGGGTGGATGAAAAAGGCGTCATCCACTACGGCGACAGCATCCCTGCCGAGTATTCCCAGCGTGAATCGCGCGTGCTGAATTCCCAGGGCGTGGAAGTGCAGAAGTACCGCGCGGAAATGTCGCCGGCCGAAGCGGCCGCGTACGCCGCGAAACAGAAAGAAGAAACGCAGCGCCGGCAACACGACATGTTCCTGATTTCCACTTACCCGTCGGTGAAGGAAATCGAACAGGTTCGCGACACGCGCCTCGACCAGATCAACGGCCAGGTCTCCGCTGCGGAGGCCTACATCTCGAGCCTGAATTCGCGCGTCGACGGATTGAAGCAGCGCGCGATGCTGTTCGCGCCTTACAACAAGAAACCGGACGCGCGCCGCATGCCCGACGATCTCGCCGAAGAAATGGTGCGCGCGTCGAGCGAGCTGCGCACGCAGAAATCGGCGCTGGCGCAGCGCCGCAGCGAATTGCAGAACGTCGTCGATTCCTTCGACGCCGACATCCGGCGGTTCAAGGAATTACGCACCTCGGCGGCCGCGCGCCTCAACGACGCCAACCGCACCAAGAAACAGTAG
- the pyrE gene encoding orotate phosphoribosyltransferase, with amino-acid sequence MQEYQRTFIDLAMSRSALRFGSFKLKSGRESPYFFNAGLFNDGEAIAVLGQCYAAALTRSGLEFDMLFGPAYKGIPLATTTAVALAEHHHRSVPWAFNRKEAKDHGEGGNIVGAPLKGRVVIVDDVITAGTAIRESVEIIRAAGAVPAGVALALDRQERGQGAQSAVQEVSAQFGLRCVSILTLADLIDTFEKEPSDAVRISRDQFAALRAYQQSWGVGAVSAGG; translated from the coding sequence GTGCAGGAATACCAGCGAACCTTCATCGATCTCGCCATGTCGCGCAGCGCGCTGCGCTTCGGCAGTTTCAAACTCAAGTCCGGGCGCGAGAGTCCGTATTTCTTCAACGCCGGATTGTTCAATGACGGCGAAGCCATCGCCGTGCTCGGCCAGTGTTACGCCGCCGCGCTGACGCGTTCCGGCCTCGAGTTCGACATGTTGTTCGGCCCTGCCTACAAGGGCATCCCGCTGGCGACGACCACGGCCGTGGCGCTCGCGGAACACCACCATCGCAGCGTGCCGTGGGCGTTCAATCGCAAGGAAGCCAAGGATCACGGCGAAGGCGGCAACATCGTCGGCGCGCCGCTCAAGGGCCGGGTGGTCATCGTCGACGACGTCATCACCGCCGGCACCGCGATCCGGGAATCGGTCGAGATCATCCGCGCGGCGGGGGCGGTTCCCGCCGGCGTGGCGCTCGCACTCGATAGGCAGGAGCGCGGCCAAGGCGCGCAATCGGCGGTTCAGGAAGTGTCGGCGCAGTTCGGTTTGCGCTGCGTCAGCATCCTGACCCTGGCCGATCTCATTGATACGTTTGAAAAAGAGCCGAGTGATGCAGTTCGCATTTCTCGCGATCAGTTCGCCGCTTTGCGTGCTTATCAGCAGAGTTGGGGCGTCGGCGCCGTATCCGCAGGCGGATGA